CAATTATATACACTTTTTGAACTTTTACAATAGTTTAACCGGTCATATAAAAAAGAAAGTTTCTCCGACTGGAGAAACTTTCTCGATACTCTATCTTACTACTAATTGTTGTCTCAATCGTAAGCAATGCCTGCTTGATCAAAGTAATCGACCAGTTTCTTGACGATCCCCTGAGCCTGTCCCCGCATTGTTTTAATCTGCGAGTTTTTACTCCCGGAAGTTAGTTTCAAAAACTGGTTGTAGGCCTCGTAAGCTCGTACCACGGAGCTTTCAGTCTGCTGACCGAGACAGGCTGAGCCGAGGTTAAACCAGGACTGGTAGTGCCTGGGATCATACTTAACTGCTTTTTCATAGTTGGACATCGACTTCGACCATGATTCCTGGTCGAGGTAGATATTTCCCATCTCAAAGTAAGCCATGTGATATTTGGGGTCGATTTTGGCCGCGCTGGAGAAATTGTCGACAGCCTCGTCGGTCTTGCCGACTTCTGTATACGATTTACCTAAAAAATAGAAGATTTTCTTGTCTTTGGGTTTATGCTTAATGAGCTGTTCGAGCTTGCTGATAGCGCGGTCATAAGCGTTATTGTTGTAGAACAGCATGGCGTAAGCTTCCATAATCTCTACATCCTCCGGCTTGCGCTTGAGTGCCTCTGAAAAAGCGTTATCACCGATTGTGAGATCGCCGGTCTTAGTCGCTGCCAGCCCCAGGTTTTTCCAGCCGTCGACGTTATCCGGGTTGAGCTGGGTAACTTTCTCAAAGTGTTCCTGGGCCTTCTTGTAGTCTTTTTGCTTGAAGAGTATGGCGCCCAGGTTAAAGTGGGGTTTTGAGTATTCCGCATCTTCGGCAATCGCCGCTTCATATTTGGTTTTGGCTGTTTTGAGGTCGCCCGCGCTTTCGGCATCGACCCCCTCATTGAACAGTTCCTTGGCCTTTTCGCTCTGGGCCTGAACCGTTCCAATGGAAGCTACGAAGAAAATACAGGTGAAGATCAAGAGTATCCTGTGAATGTCCTTTCTGCTAATCAAAATATGCCTCTCCTTTCGCTGTCTATTTCTTTTTCATATTTTCGAGATACGCATCTATTCTGTTATACACATCAGAATCGGAAAGTGCGATAATTCTGGCCGCCAAAAGGGCCGAGTTGACCGCGCCATGGCTGTCCAGAGCAACCGCGCCGACCGGCACACCCTTGGGCATCTGCACCACCGAAAACATTGAATCGAGACCGCTCAGGGCCGAACCTGAGAGCGGTACGCCGATTACCGGAAGGCGGGTTTTAGAGGCCGCCACCCCT
This genomic window from Candidatus Zixiibacteriota bacterium contains:
- a CDS encoding tetratricopeptide repeat protein — translated: MISRKDIHRILLIFTCIFFVASIGTVQAQSEKAKELFNEGVDAESAGDLKTAKTKYEAAIAEDAEYSKPHFNLGAILFKQKDYKKAQEHFEKVTQLNPDNVDGWKNLGLAATKTGDLTIGDNAFSEALKRKPEDVEIMEAYAMLFYNNNAYDRAISKLEQLIKHKPKDKKIFYFLGKSYTEVGKTDEAVDNFSSAAKIDPKYHMAYFEMGNIYLDQESWSKSMSNYEKAVKYDPRHYQSWFNLGSACLGQQTESSVVRAYEAYNQFLKLTSGSKNSQIKTMRGQAQGIVKKLVDYFDQAGIAYD
- the purE gene encoding 5-(carboxyamino)imidazole ribonucleotide mutase, which codes for MAEVLILLGSKSDLKYGEKCQATLEELKISNQLEISSAHREPEKTTELASTAQEKGTRVIICMAGMSAALPGVAASKTRLPVIGVPLSGSALSGLDSMFSVVQMPKGVPVGAVALDSHGAVNSALLAARIIALSDSDVYNRIDAYLENMKKK